Genomic segment of Salvia hispanica cultivar TCC Black 2014 chromosome 2, UniMelb_Shisp_WGS_1.0, whole genome shotgun sequence:
gtCCACTAGCATGGGTTGCATTCTGATCATCATCCCCTGCCATTCTTTTTGGTAAAGGAAAGCTTCACCACTTTCACTTTAGTCAAttacaatatcaacaaaaaacaacaaaactaaTAGAGAGACTTGACacatgtgtgtgtatatatataatatattgtcCTTCCATTTTTATGTTGATCATAATGAAGTTTCTAGTATCCAATTATTAATGTTATTCACTGATCTTGTTCGAGTTACTAAAGTACAAAGGTTTATAATGAGCCAGACATTTCACGATAAGACttagaaaatatttgactGCTACTTATTTAGTCggtaaaatttctttttaaattgaaatataaatcaaaactaatttataaaaaaaataataaatctttTAAGTATATACTTTCACATGTGCAAGAgcatttatatatatcaacTGGGAAacaattatatgaatttagaATATTGTAACAATATTAAAGTATATGGACTTATATGCACTGATGGTGCCATATATTTCGTGTTAGGCTTTCAAGAAAACGTTTTACTAACTTATGTGGTAAggtttattttgaataaaacataaatgaaaTTCAACTTTATAAATTTGACAAATCTGTAAAAAAAGAGTTATACTTTCTTGATAGGATAATTATCTTAAAAGAAATAGGAATTCGAAAAAATAACTTATACGGTCacgaaataatttttaaatttaacttattaattaaaattattggagGACTGTGGCCCCCACACACTTGCATGTTGCTTCAAACCTCAAACATTGATATTTCTGTTCAACTTGGCTTTAtcatcaattcaattcaaggatcaacataaaaattcacaaatagtCTTCATGGCTTAATTCAACTGTCTCCTTATATTCATAAAGGAGCATATTTTAATGTACTGTAATTTTCACAAGTAATCCATGTTGACAAGAAAAATCATTGACTTGCTAATAGATTTTGGTAAAATGAAAAGGCACAAATAACagaactataattaattaccagtACTCCCTATTATACTGTGCTAAAGTCAAAGCCAATTATGTCACACCACACATTTTGTAAGGCACTTGCCATAGCTTTGAATTTATAGGAtcactattttgattttacgATAGATTCATTCCTTcggaattatttttaatttcttaatttctcaTTCCTAGAATAAACTTTTTCACCTGATTTTCTTGCTTTcattatcattttcaattttaccaCCTCCGATAATAAAAACAACTACTTGGTCACTCCTATATATAAGGCTATAAAGattctatataaaaaatgaatatttttatgtgcATAGATATGTACTTTGTTAATTTCACTATTGTTCACCATTTAGGTAAttaattgagagagagagagaacaaTAAACACATTGGGCCTAAttgtaaattcaaaataactGTTAAACTCACATAATTAAGACgctaattttgtattttcacaTCATTCAACATTCCCAAATTCAAAACGAGTCAAACTCAATCGCataaattcttaaattaaaaaaatgtgtaaattGAGCGAATATTCAACTTCGAACCAAGAAACTGGAATAAAGTCAAAGCCCATTACCATACACCACAAATTATCCATAGCTTTGAATTGATATGAATATACGAaagctattttatttttttatgatagaTTCATAGGggggaaaattttaatttctaacaACATTAATGTTCGTTGTAGGAAGACTTCCAATTCCATTTCTCATTCGTagaataaaaacattttcaccTAATTTTATTGCTTCCGTTAACATTGTTCTCGTTTCTATAAAGATATTCTCTCTTTCCCACAAGAGTATGCACTTTCtgacaataatttaattacatttttttctacttcTGTCTTACTGTATTCACATTAAAACTCTTGCTCAACTAAAAGTGTATACTCTTGTGAGGCGCatgaagtataaaataaattcagttATTTTCTGTGTTTTAATTGTATAAACAACTAGTTTTAAATGCCATTGGTTTGCGAAAACAAATGCAATTAACTAAGACACTAATATCATTTTTGACATCatttaaaaatccaaaattgaaatgaatcagactcaaattttcaattcggCATCTATAATTCTTGTAGTATGCCCTAATTCTATCACAGTATTAATATTCTAactaaacaaatttaataaaaaagtagttATGGGGCTCAAAAACGGCATTCCATGTACCCATCCCAAAAAACAAGACAAAACACGCACCTAGACTAGACTAAGGGTTACGACaactgaatttattttataaaattaaataagagtGTAATAAATTGGTAGAATATGAGATCTGATTTATGTTAAAAGAGAAAGTGAAATTCCTTTTACACTCCCTTAGGTAGATTTCAATAATCATCAAATCTTGTTCAAAATCAAGTGAGTCACATACAGTCTGGAAATATTACTGTTGCAAgatgatttaataaaattccataatagtaatattatgtCAAGATtataaaaagtttgaaattgTACTAGTGCTTGTGCCCACAGAGTAATGATGTCAATCATCCATTTGTTGTAGACCActgtctatatataaataaataacctCAATTCAAGCGAATGTCGATTTATTCTATGTTCCTTTGTCTTCAATCAAGTCTTCACCCCCAAACCTCACTCCTTCTAGAAGCTTTGTTCTTCACCTCTCAATCCAATCCTCACAATAATATCTACACACTAAAAAAAGCTCCTGTCAATTCAACCCAAAAAGAGGAATAAAGGGTATTTTTCACTTTGCAAAACTGTATATAAAGAGCCAATCTTGATTTCCTCTTTCACACACACTTATCATTATAGTTTCCCTTTTGATGGATTCGGATCTTATTCCGGGTCTCCCTTCGGATTTGGGTCTTGACTGTTTAATTCGAGTTCCCCACACCGAATTCTCCTCCGTCGCATCGGTTTGCCGGAGATGGAAGCGGGAGATTCAGCTGCCGGAGTTCTGGCGCCGCCGCAAGGCCTCCGGGCTGACCCGGAGAGTCGTGGTAATGTCGCAGGCCCGGGTCGACCCGACCCGGGATCTCTCGGCCCGCAAATTCGCTGCGGTCCCGTCTTACCGCCTGACGCTTTGCGAGCCGGAGACGGGTCTGTGGGCGGAGCTCCCGCCGATCCCGGGTTGCCCCGACGGGCTGCCGATGTACTGCCAGCTCGTCGCGGTCGGGTTGAGCCTCGTGGTGATGGGCGGGTGGGACCCGGACACGTGGCGGGCCTCGCCCGCCGTCCACGTGTACGACTTCGTCCGCGCCGCGTGGCGCCGCGGCGCGGACATGCCCGGCGGCGAGCGCCTGTTCTTCGCGTGCGCGTCGGACGGCGCGGGGACGGTGCTCGTGGCGGGCGGGCACGACGGGGAGAAGTGCGCGCTGCGGTCCGCGCTGGCGTACGACGTGGCGCGGGACGCGTGGCGGGCGGCGCCCGACATGGCGGCCGAGCGGGACGAGGCGAAGGGCGTGTGGCGGGGCGGCGCGTTCCACGTCGTCGGGGGATACCCGACGAACGCGCAGGGGAGGTTCGAGGCCAGCGCGGAGTCGTTCGACGTCGCCAAGTGGCGGTGGGGCCCGGTCCTGGAGGACTTTTTGGAGCCGGGCGCGTGCCCGAGGGACTGCGTGGACGGAGGGGACGGGAGGATGGTGACGTGTCGGGGTGCTGAGCTGGTGGCGTGGGAGGGGTCCGCGTGGCGGGTGGTGGCTGAGCTGCCGTGCCACGTCAGGAGCACGGCCTACGTGGCGGCGTGGCCCGGGAAGGTGGTGGTGGTTGGGTCGGAGAGATTTGGGGAGCCTTACaatgtgtttgtgtttgaCATGAAGAGATGTAAGTGGGAAAGAGTTGAGGCAGAGGATGGATTCAAAGGGCATGTTCAATCAGGATGTTGCATTGAACTATAGGATTTAGTGTaatcatttctcaattttgtgTCTCATTTCACAGATTCAACTGAAAATGCTACGAATggagttttgtttttttatcagTTGTTCTATTAAGATTGAAATGGGAGATTGTAACAATTATAACTCAGGAATTTGATACAACTcgaatgaaaaagaaatatgatagAAGAAAGAAACAATACAAAAATAGAGAGGCCCAAACGTTTGAAATAGAAATTTAGATATCGAGTTTCCGATCATTCGGAGTTCGGACACTCTCATTTTCTAATTCATTTTGGTATTTCGAACTAAATGAAGAAATTCATGACATCAAGATCTAATGAATAACTCAACTTTCCAACTCAATCAGATTCAACAGTTTTCTTAAGGAAAAGAGAACCCAAAATGTAATGACTATACTAATCAAATGTTGCAAAATCACtctgaattatttttttgatcaTCATCGAATTATCTTGGCTTAAGCGGAAGCATGCTCAAACCGTTTTTACACGCTACCACATGTTTGAGCCACAGTTCCTCAACTGGGTAGGTCATATACATGATGGATTAATCGACTTCAAGCGACGattcaaatcaatttaaatagaaatataattttgatagaAATGGTGAAATTCGTAgtgaaatgatattatatttatcataaaatatttgtatatagtGCTCAAATGCATGAATTGAACAAGTATCAATTTCTCAATGTGCaattttaattaggattttttttctcaatgaGGTCATCACTCGTCGTTTAAGAATGTGGTAACACTTTGTTTGTACACACGGCTTACTATAGTATCCTTTGATTGATACAGACGGTGTAGCATTTGAAAACTCAATTTTGAACTGATTTACTCCGTCCgttccactttaggagttccagtttactatttttggatgTCTCACTTTAAGAGTttcggttggaatattccattaATGATATTAGACTCCATATTTATTATAgaactaatataaaaagtagaactcacatttcactatcatttttcattaatttttctttacattttttaaaactcgtgtcaaacTGAACTGGATtcctaaaatgggacgaaAAGAGCATTAAATGCAAATTTTGAACTGAATTATTAAATGCACACATATCGACTACATTACATTCTCTCTTTCGTAAAAGATTATACTCCAATATTTTACTATGTTTAAACACGTGTTACAATTTCTTAAACAAGTGTAGCTAAGAGTCTATTCTTTGCGTACTTTCATGGATTATTTTGttcgaaattttttatatttttttcttgtatgaattataaaaaatatgaaaaagttaaaaaataaatatactccatatcatatttttatatacttcatttatttataaaaattcatcttatttatttatattttaatatatctaaCAAAATTGGAttcatattgaaaattatcTCACCCCATTTTTCTAAGagcataaattaaattcaaataatattattaattgtgcTATGTTAATGTgacgtaaaataaaatgaaaatctaAATTAAGGTTCCTCGCAACCTTAAACCCCAAAAccctccaccgccgccgccgtcacTGGTAAATAACCCTCTGTTTCCgcctccttctccttcttcctcttcacACCTCACACCTTAGCTACATCCATAAACCCTCACCAAAATGTCTCATCACAGTAATTCTCCGATTCAAATGGTACAATTGGAAAACAGAGGAAGAGCATTGGTCTCCTCCAAGCCGCTCAAGGCCGGAGAAATCCTCCTCAAAGAATCCCCAATTCTCCTCTACTCCGCCCTCCCCTCAACCGCCGCCGCCAATTACTGCTCCCACTGTTACAGAACAATCGCATCCCAATCCACAACAACCCTCTCTTGCCCTAATTGTTCCGCCGCCTCCCAATTCTGCTCTTCCCAATGCCAATCCGCCGCTCTCTCCACCTCCCACACCCCTTTCGTTTGCTCCGCCTTACGCCGCCTCAGCGCCGCCGACTCTCCGCTCCTCCTCCACCATCACCACGACCGCCTCATCCAAGCTCGGTTCCTCATCGCCGCGTACAATCTGGCAATCGCGTCGCCGCCCAAATTCCAAACCCTAATCTCACTCCAAGGCGACGCCTTGGCCGACGACTCCTCCGTTTTCCTACATTCCGTGATTTCGACGATTTGCCAGCTGCCGAATTCCGGAGAGCTAGGGTTTTCAGTCGAATTGACGGCAGCGCTGCTAGCGAAGGATAAACTCAATGCCTTTGGGCTGATGGAGCCTTTCGATCAGGGGAAACAGAGGTCTGTTAGGGCGTATGGCCTTTACCCAACGGCGTCGTTTTTCAACCACGATTGCCTCCCCAATGCGTGTAGGTTCGATTATGATTCTGCCTCCGAATTCAGCAACACCGATATTACAATCAGGGTGATCCATGATCTCCCTGCAGGCAGGGAGATCTGCCTGAGCTACTTCCCTGTCAATTTTAAGTATGTGGAGAGGCAGCAGAGGTTGAAGGAGGATTACGGTTTCGTGTGTGATTGTGATCGCTGCAAAGTCGAGGCTAATTGGTCtgatgatgaggaagaagGGGAGGGGGAAATGGACCATaatgatggtgatgatgatatGGATGAGGATGACGAGGAGGGTGACTTGGAGACGACGGACTGTGGCATGGATAAAGAAGGTGAAGATGATAGCTTCCCTCACGCGTATTTCTTTGTGAGATACATGTGCAGTGTAGACAACTGTGGGGGTACATTGGCCCCTCTGCCTCCTGTTGATAATCGCCCGTCTACTGTCATGGAGTGCAATGTTTGCGGTAGCTTCAGCAAATGTGAGGACTGAAGCATCACttgaaaataaacaatttcagTGAGTTTCTTcccttttccttttgttttattgtttattcatAGTTTCTctgattttgtgttgataattttgcTTTTTGAGTAGAAGTACGACATTCATGGAAGAGGAGAGTCTTTTAGAattacattaactaaaaaaattatgtgtatATTCAAGTCGTATTCAAGCtggatttctttcttgttagAGTCTGTATCGTTGAACTACGTGGTATGAGGATAAAAATGGTATCAAGTTATGAAGTGGGGAGCTGGTAATTACAGTGGCTCTTGATGGTTAAAAATGGTTAAGAACAACCCCAGAGCTTCATCTCTGTGAATGTGTCTATTTATGAATGATGTTCTTGTTAGTCACTGATTCTTGGTGGCTAAAAATGGTCAAAGCTTCAGCTTTGCTgatgtttatatttatcaatgttgtttttgtttaagaGCACTGGTTCTTGATGGTTAAGAACAACCACAAAACTTCACCTTTTGTTGAATGTTTCTATTTATGAATGatgttcttgttttattgCTCTGATTCTTGATCTTGATGGTTAAAAATGGTTAAGGACAACCACAAAGCTTCAGCTTTGTTGAATGTTTCGATTTAAGAATGCTGTTCTTGTTTTAGTGCACATCAGCTGTTGTATCTACCTTGAATTGTAATTATTGATGTGGATAAAGTTTCCAGAATAAGATTTCTGCACTGTCCCTGGCCTTGTTTTCTGGTAGGTTTGTATGCCATGAGTAGCAATGCCTAGATTCCTACTACCTTCACAAAAGCAAGTGAAAATTGCAACTTCATGTGAGAATTAAGATGCATGAAAACTAACTAGTGATGAAAATTGCAACTTCACGTGAAAATTAAGGTGCTTCTCAATGACTGTTTCTTTTCTACCATGTTTTCTGCAGTGAACTATAAAGTATTTATCGAGCACGGGATGCCTGCTGCAAAGGCTAGCTCATCGTTGATGGAGAGAGGCACTATCATCTTTCTTCCTCACGCCAAGTCTTAACCACTGCTTGGATTAttgttgagagagaaaaatcaaCTTGTTTACTTGGTTGAACATATATGCTTTGATCGAACGAAATACTCTGTTGTATGCTCCATGATCCACCACTTTATTTGACTAGAACCAAGTACAGTAGGCGAAAGGTATTGTTATGAGACCATATTTGAGACTGTGTATTAGATTTTACTAATCATTATGTGAGATTATGGTAAATCAAAGATTAAATTGGGTGTTTTAGTACTTATGAGGATGTTTCAGTCATATGTTATTCACTGGTGAAATATGTAACAGAATGTTTGAcagtttcatttatttatcaagTTACTGAAATATGTGTGTTTGTAGGCCTTGTATTTATTTAGGATGCATTTATTTCGAAAACAAAGCAACtcctttaatttgttttagcAGCCAGGAGATAATTTTACTTAGAGTAAAAGTCAATTTtagtcctaaacatatgaccgaAATACCAATTTGGTCtaaaacatttactttttgaaaaacaggtccataacaaataaaaatgttgcCAAAGTAGTCCTTTTTTAACggcttcattaaaaaattaacggtCAACACTAATTAACCACATTTTGAcctaattagaatattaatctataattaagtaaaaaaataaaatttaaaatttaaaaaaaattaaaaaactattCACCTTCTTCGTCAAAAAACCTGTCTCGACTGGCAAATCGCCGGCATAACTAGGGTACGCCCCTTTCGGAAACGGATTTCCAGTGCCCGCCGCTGTCTTCGCCGGTATGGTGCTTAAGCCTCTCACTTTTCGACCCCGTCTCTAAAAATGAGAGACAAACTCCAAATTCACGACtcccatctctctctccttctccttcGTTAAAATTCTCTCTCCCCGCCGGCGAAATTCAGCCCCTCCGCCGCTACCGTTGCGGCGCCGCCGGTTCTCTTTCTCACTCTTATCCTCTCTATCTCCTCAATCCCAATCAATTTATTCTCTAATCAGAGAAAATGATTGTTAACTCAACAATCGAGACTCGTGGGAGTAAGAAAATGGTTTGAAGGGTGGTTTTGCCGGGCGATTTCTTCATAGGGTTTTTAATAGTGAATTGGAAGAGAATTATGGGAGTTGAGGTAGTATGTTCTTGCAGAGAAAATTAGGGTTCCTGAGATGAACgagaaggagaaagagaaatggtttgtacattaaaatccACTAATACAGTCAAAATATCACTAATCAGAAGTTGACCGTCAGTTTTTTACGGAATCATAAGAAAAGGTGacaagaattttattttttatggacctgtttttcaaaaagtgaatgttttggaccaaattggTATTTTAgccatatgtttaggaccaaaattgacctttactcttttacttatttattcaAAAGGCTTTTGTTCGTCAGTTTATAGATATcgacaaaataatttcatggACTTTCTTATCAATCCAACAAcataaaagaaacaatatggagaaatttgatttttctaaaCTTGGTTTAGCTTATATTCATATGATTTTGGATACATAAATTGTGTACTACACGAATTAGTCCAGAGGTTTTGGATGCCTGGTTACATATGTTGGTCTAGTCTTCATCGCTTCCATACTGTTGGAATAAGGATTGGAGTACGTTGCTGGTAGCAGCAGCGGGTTCAGCATCTTGCTGTCCTTTCTCCGGGCCTATAGTTGAGGATTGTGGTATGGATTTCTTGATTATCGAGAATTTGATGGAAGAAGTCTTCGAAACAGGTTTACCACCATCAGAAGCCCCATCAACACCAGCTTTACCTATCAACAACATACATGCAGCTGTAACTATGTAGTACTACATAACAGTTTGCTGAAACACAAAATCTCAAGCTAAAAACAGTTTAGATTGCAAACCTTGAATGTTGGAACCCTCACTGCCACTCTTCTCTGTCAAAATATCTGTTGGTTTGGAAGGATCTTCATCAGACACCTTCGTCCTCTGCATCAAAACACAAGATATCTAAGTAAAACCACAATAAAAGTGGACCCTTATCTACGGGCACAGAGTCAAATAAGTTTTTATGAAGATAGATCAGCACAAAAGACTTTGACGGCTGATGCTGAATGCTGCATATATACAATATGGTTTCAATTTCTGTCGAATACAGGCTAGATACATGTTGCTGAATAGCAGATCCTTCCTGCTGCAGCATAGTGAGTCTCAAATATCACGGGGAGCAAACACTCACCACTAAACTAACTGAGCACGCTACTTTATTAAGGTGAACCCATAATCTGGTACAAACATAAATGGAAACTAAGCTTGAGAATTGGACGCTGGTGCTTAAATGTTTTTCTATTGTTATCAGTGACTCAGGTCAGCTCTACAGTTTACTACGGTGGCGTTCGGTTGTCATGACTATTagtcatgagactatccatctaggtttaagttgtgggattattttagttggaggaggaggctataactaattatcatgagactatccatcttaGATTAAGTTGAGGgggtcaatcttatgaaccaaacatgatacatatttaatcatgagatttagtcttgccaaccgaacaccccctacttatatactatataagtGAACACAGGTCAGTCCTACtgatatagtataatttttttatcaatctaCTTACAATAGAAAGTGAAACCCCCATCAACGTGTTACTCAGTGTTAGCTCATTTAATGGCAAGAGAACAACTACAGACCTCAACCTCAATCCAGTTAGTGTTGCTTCTATGGCAAATTCAATAGCACAAGTAGCTAAAAGTTTTGAATTGTTAAAAGCACAAGGATGAATATTATGGACTGCAGCTGATACATCCTCAGCCCTATAGAAAAGCATACTCGGAAGACGGTTTATGAAAATAAGGATACCTTTGATGGACGAGATGAAGATCCCACACCGTCGAAAGAGAAAAACTCCAAATCTTCGTCGCTGTCATCATCTATATCTTCATCATCGATCCTTCGAACAAAAGGAGCCTTTTTCTGACCCTGAATTAGAGAAGGAACATAATGAGAACTTCAGTGGAAAATAAAGCTCAAAACAAGCTGTGTATTTTACCCTTACCTGAAACACTGCTTTTATGtaagcttcttcttcttctaataGCTTTCTTtcctaataaatataaagcaCGGTTCAGTTATAAGCGTGAAGTAGATATGATTTCACACGCATTTGCCATAACTATCTAAGATGTCAATGCTGAGAAAATTCAGGTTATTCAAAAGAATAGCATTATGATAATACCTTCTGCTCATTTGAGCGCTGCAGAGCTTCCAGCATTGAATCTACGCTCACAGTTGCGTGCCGTGACTGAATACAACAGGAAAGAGGAACATCACATTAGCATCAgtataattgatatataaattatactagtattcaTAGCTGGTAAATGATCTGAATTCAACTATTACCTTCATCGATTTCATTTCATCCAAAGCAGCAAGGATATCCATCTCTCTCTTCGAGTCTAATGTTCGATTCTCCAAAGACTTCATTGCATCTCCCATCTCTTCAgcattcctcttctttttctcttcctctgtCTCTTCATCCTCTGCACGCCAAGGCTCGAAGTTCCTCGAAGCACCGGATTCAACTATGTAATCCGAGTTCTGAGGATCTGTCTTGAAGGTCATCTCAGCCGAGCATTTAGTGCACTTGAAATAAAACCTAAAAATTTGAATCCCTAGGTAGGTCTGCAGATAAACAATATATGTCAAATTCATAAGAGAATCAATAAttgaaaagacaaaaaaagaGGCAAAATTAGAAGGAATTGAAACCCTACCTCTCCGACTACGTCTTCTTTGCGAGAATTGAATTTGGTTCCCTTATAAATGTAATTCCCGCAGGTGCCGCAACGGATGCTCATCGGAAGCATCATTCGTATCTTCATCTGCTGGTTCTTCGGCTGGCGCCGCCGCGGAATCTTCGCCGGATCGAAGTCCGGCGGGTAGTACTTGTTCAAAACCTTCCGTTCCCCCATTCCTGCTTGCTAGTCGATTTGAGAGAGTATCGAGCTTGGGCGTGggatttggagagagagaagtggcCAGGAGAGGTGAGGGGGAGGGCTGCCGTCGACGGCGGTGACTGGTTTGTTTTAATGAGTTGGATAAATGAACTGAAAACCTTTAATGGGCCGTATTTATTCATAACTGCAACTAATTGGACTAGGCCATTTTTACTGGGCTAAAAGATTTTTTGTACTTGTTTCCATTATTAActattttatggagtagtagttactccctccgtttatTCATAGTTGAGGTGAAATTTtttggcacggagttttagacacctttaccatttttggtagtggacctcatattccactaactcatttctactcacattttattataaaactaatactttaaaagtaggacccacattccatcaactttttcaattcattttccattatatttcttaaaactcgtgtcaggTCAAAGTGTTCCAAATTATATGAGACGGAGAAAGTATAATTCTTTAATCGtctataaattattgatttactccatcattttaaaaattaaaaatattttattttgacccCTCCCTTAAAATAATgcaattctaattttaaaaactttgaATAACACACCACTACactatatttacaatttatattactccctccgtccaataaaagatatcacacttttctttttagtttgtcccacaaaatatgttacatttccctttttggacaAAGTTTTCTCttacatgaatataaaaattatattttctctatccatttaacacacaataaaacatcataaaatttcgtgtcatcccacaagtgtgatattttttgtgggacggagggagtattagaattaataatttaataatttataaaccTTAGTCTCCACCACCACTATTTCATTTATCTTtccttattttct
This window contains:
- the LOC125204132 gene encoding F-box/kelch-repeat protein At1g80440 — protein: MDSDLIPGLPSDLGLDCLIRVPHTEFSSVASVCRRWKREIQLPEFWRRRKASGLTRRVVVMSQARVDPTRDLSARKFAAVPSYRLTLCEPETGLWAELPPIPGCPDGLPMYCQLVAVGLSLVVMGGWDPDTWRASPAVHVYDFVRAAWRRGADMPGGERLFFACASDGAGTVLVAGGHDGEKCALRSALAYDVARDAWRAAPDMAAERDEAKGVWRGGAFHVVGGYPTNAQGRFEASAESFDVAKWRWGPVLEDFLEPGACPRDCVDGGDGRMVTCRGAELVAWEGSAWRVVAELPCHVRSTAYVAAWPGKVVVVGSERFGEPYNVFVFDMKRCKWERVEAEDGFKGHVQSGCCIEL
- the LOC125203079 gene encoding histone-lysine N-methyltransferase ASHR2, whose protein sequence is MSHHSNSPIQMVQLENRGRALVSSKPLKAGEILLKESPILLYSALPSTAAANYCSHCYRTIASQSTTTLSCPNCSAASQFCSSQCQSAALSTSHTPFVCSALRRLSAADSPLLLHHHHDRLIQARFLIAAYNLAIASPPKFQTLISLQGDALADDSSVFLHSVISTICQLPNSGELGFSVELTAALLAKDKLNAFGLMEPFDQGKQRSVRAYGLYPTASFFNHDCLPNACRFDYDSASEFSNTDITIRVIHDLPAGREICLSYFPVNFKYVERQQRLKEDYGFVCDCDRCKVEANWSDDEEEGEGEMDHNDGDDDMDEDDEEGDLETTDCGMDKEGEDDSFPHAYFFVRYMCSVDNCGGTLAPLPPVDNRPSTVMECNVCGSFSKCED
- the LOC125203604 gene encoding splicing factor YJU2-like, whose amino-acid sequence is MGERKVLNKYYPPDFDPAKIPRRRQPKNQQMKIRMMLPMSIRCGTCGNYIYKGTKFNSRKEDVVGETYLGIQIFRFYFKCTKCSAEMTFKTDPQNSDYIVESGASRNFEPWRAEDEETEEEKKKRNAEEMGDAMKSLENRTLDSKREMDILAALDEMKSMKSRHATVSVDSMLEALQRSNEQKERKLLEEEEAYIKAVFQGQKKAPFVRRIDDEDIDDDSDEDLEFFSFDGVGSSSRPSKRTKVSDEDPSKPTDILTEKSGSEGSNIQGKAGVDGASDGGKPVSKTSSIKFSIIKKSIPQSSTIGPEKGQQDAEPAAATSNVLQSLFQQYGSDED